In Zingiber officinale cultivar Zhangliang chromosome 1A, Zo_v1.1, whole genome shotgun sequence, a genomic segment contains:
- the LOC122014067 gene encoding late embryogenesis abundant protein Lea5-like produces the protein MPRSLSTLSQGITLFLNRRAYSAAASATEKKTTVVVKSSNTTSASASASSSSLLNSWVLDPVTGYYRPSNVGSQVEAAELRVMLLSR, from the exons ATGCCTCGCTCTCTCTCCACCCTCTCCCAAGGCATCACCCTCTTTCTTAACAG AAGGGCATACTCCGCCGCAGCATCGGCGACGGAGAAGAAGACGACGGTGGTGGTGAAATCCTCCAACACcacttctgcttctgcttctgcttcttcgTCGTCGTTACTGAATTCTTGGGTGCTGGATCCGGTGACAGGTTATTACAGGCCCAGCAACGTGGGCTCGCAGGTTGAGGCGGCGGAGCTCCGGGTGATGCTTCTCTCCCGATAG
- the LOC122014079 gene encoding FCS-Like Zinc finger 5-like translates to MAGLSVLLVESQESSSFPKYNHRISQTSLPKKPSSLSTSGGSFLERCGLCRRKLQEGRDIYMYRGDQGFCSEECRRQRIFMDEEGGWREEQYGSLVREVVVPVERSRQEKVEYGGQAEELGSTSCRVK, encoded by the exons atggccGGCTTAAGCGTTCTCCTCGTGGAATCCCAAGAGTCTTCTTCCTTTCCTAAATACAACCATAGAATCAGCCAAACTTCTCTCCCAAAGAAGCCCTCCTCTCTCTCCACCTCCGGTGGCTCATTTCTGGAACGCTGTGGCCTCTGCCGGAGAAAGCTGCAGGAAGGGCGTGACATCTACATGTACAG GGGCGACCAGGGGTTCTGCAGCGAGGAGTGCCGGCGGCAGCGGATTTTTATGGACGAGGAGGGCGGGTGGAGGGAGGAGCAGTACGGCTCGCTGGTCAGGGAGGTGGTGGTGCCGGTGGAGCGCAGCCGACAGGAGAAGGTGGAGTACGGGGGGCAGGCGGAGGAGTTGGGTTCCACTTCCTGTAGGGTTAAATAG